The Natronincola ferrireducens nucleotide sequence CACAATTGGATTTAAACATAACACAAGGAATTTTACTATGCCCATCCTTTAATGTAAAATACATATGACCACTACTATGTAATTTAACATTAGATAATTCACCCTTTACATAGATATTATAAAGGATAGGATCACTAGTTAAAAGTCGTTTTATATAATTATTTACCTGAGAAACCGATAGGGCTTTTATCTCCATCTTATCACCTTACTTTAATTGTTTTTTATGGTCCAAATAGCTTTCTACACCTAAAACAGCAATCCCTACCCCATTGTCTGAACAATATTGGCCATCACCAAAGTACAGCTTTAACCTCTTCTGTAGTTTATCCTGCAGGTAGCTTCTAATTATTTTATTAGAGGCTACTCCACCAACAAACAATATTTCATCACTAGGATAAGACTTTAAAAGATTATCAATCCACTTGTATAATGATCTAGCAACACATTGAAAAACACCATAGGCTATTTCTACTGGGTTGCTGGCTTCTTTTATTTCTCTTTGAAAATGGGTTTCTGGTCCAGAAAAACTAATATAGTTTCCCTTAACAGATATAGGTGGATTTCCCTTTAGTAACTGCAAGTCTTGATTTTCTAGAATTTTTTCTAAATGAGGTCCAGCAGGAAAGGGAAGATTAAGCTTTACACCAATTCTGTCAATAAACTGTCCTGCACTAATATCAGTGGTGCCACCTATTATTTCAATTTCATAGCCTATATCCTTAGGAATTACCTTTAGAGCCTCCGTTGTACCACCAGATAGATGAAGGGCTAAAAAGGGTTTTGAAGGCTTTACGCCTGTAGACCATAATCCTGCTTTAATATGTCCTTCCTGATGACTAAACCCATAAAAAGCCACATCCCATAAATTACTCATGGTTTTGCCAAAGGATTCTGCCGCCAAAAACACAGGCATATAGGAATCCTCTATAGGTCTTGGCTTTATAGCACTACTTATTGCTACTATTTCATAGCCAGAGGTCCTCTGTGCCAGCAGAGGCAAACCCTTTATATGGTGAAATAAAGCCTCCGATTGTCTTAATCCTAAGTTCCCCTTTTTAACCGGCAAAAGTATTCTCTCATCTTGAATAAGCTGACCTTGAAGATTTACTACCCCTAAAGATGTTGTATAGTTACTGGTATCTAGGCCTATAACAACCTTTTCCTTAGTCATGCTTTTTAATGCCTTCTTTTTCCACAAATTTTCCTAATATACCGTTTATAAAAGAGGTGGATTCATCGCTACTATACTTTTTAGCCAGCTCTACAGCCTCATTAATAGATACATTATAGGGGATATCCTCCATATGTAAAATTTCTATTACGGCTAACTGCAAAATTGCCAAATCTACTTTTGCAATACGATCTAATGTCCAGCCAATTGCATATTTCTTTATAAGCCCATTGACTTCTTCTATATGCTGAATACTACTACTGATGACAGTATGTACGTACTGACCCTGACTATCCTCTCTTTCATCAGAAGATAGATAATTATCCAGTATTTCTATATTGTATTCTTTATTCATAAGCATCTCAAACAATATCTTCATACATAATTCTCTAGCTAATTTTCTATTCATAATATGTAATTATCCTCCTAATTTATAACTTTCAAATTTGATTGTATTTCTATAAAATACTATATATCAAAATAGTACCCAAAACTACATTTTTTTATAATCCATAGGAAATTATAAATCTTTAAATCATCTTTTAAGTCCTTCAAAGGATAACTTTATTTATACTGCAGGTCATTTGAAGGTTGTCCAAAAAGCGACTGCTGAAAATTTATAAATTTATGTCCTTAGCTTATACAAGGTGAAACTCAAACTAACCCTCTGATACCAGAGGGTTAGTTTGGAATGAAATTTTTAATTTTTATTAGGGAGATTTTCTTCCGCGACCTCCTTAGGAAAACTAACCCCTTGAATATGAATATTTACATCCATAACGGTGATACCCGTCATACTTTCTATCGTAGTTTTTACATTGTCCTGAATGTTCCAAGCTATATCTGGAATTTTTGTTCCATAATCAACAATAATATATAAATCTATGGCTACACCATCATTGGAAACTTCAATTTTCACACCCTTTGACAAGCTCTTTTTTCCTAAAATTTCAGCTATACCATCCACTAAGCCCCCACTCATTCCACATACCCCTTGCACTTCGGTGGCTGCTAAGCCTGCTATAGTTGCTATAACTTCATCTGCTATTTTCACTTCTCCGTATTCTAGCTTTTCAAGTGCATCCATTTCTATACCTCCTAAGGATAACCTATAAAAAATTACTTTATTTAATTATTATACCAAATTCAATCTCCATTGACAAACACTTCTACTTTTTACTCATAATTGTTATCCCATCCATCCCTATATTTGTCTCCCGTCTTATAACATCAACAATTTGTGCTACATCCTTTTCTGTTAAGACTTGACTATTTACCACAACGTTAATGGAATTATCTGTTAAGTATACGATGGCATCACTAAAGCCTTTAGCTATAATCATATTTTCAATTAACACTTCTTTTTCAGTACTAGCTATCACCTCTAACTTTATACTTTCGGCCTGCATTCTTATATCTTCACTAGTCAGTTGATTGTTTATCATATCATTTAGATGACTAATCATCTCACTTCGTTTTTTATCTCTTTCAAGCTTACTTTCAATAAAATAAATACTACTTTTCATTGACTCCTTGCTAGTAATTGTTTCTGCAATCCGATTATTGGTTTCCTGTGCCAAATCAGTAACCTCATTAAAGCTTCTACTATCCACAATTTGTGCTTCATCAAAATCATCTTGAGTGTTACCCTCTTGTATATCTTCTAGAACCTCTAGATCGTCTAGCTCAACACCCTCCATACTATCTAATAAAGCTAATTCCTCCTCAAGTAAATCCATCATCACACCACTTTCCTCTAACATGGTCATTCTATATTGTTCTAATTCACTGGAGGTCTGTAGTAGAGATTGTTTGTTTAAATTGTAGTTTACATATCCAATAAGTCCCAACATCATTACCAAAGAAAAAATAATAAAATTTTTTTTACCTGTTTTTGAAATTTTCATATTAATTCCCCCTTACTAGTTTTTGGAATATACCTGTACCTTATGTCCCGGCACCTGTAGAACTGTTTTTACTGCATCATATAATTTAGCCTTTACTTCTATATTCTCTGCACCCTCCGCCACTACAATTACGCCATTTACCTGAGGCTTTATTTCCTTTAAAACCAATGGTTTATGACCACTGGGTTCATTGGCTATAACAATCGTTTCGGTGGTGCTTTCTGAAATCATTGTTCTTGTACCACCATTGGAATCCTTCTCCTCCGTTGTATCTGCAGATCTAGTACTATTGGATGCAGGAATAATTTCTGATCCCATTTCGAGAGTAATCATAACCTCCACTTCTCCAACACCTCTTATTGTCTCTAATATTCTTTTTAATCTATATTCCACAATTTCTTCCTCTGTCATGGCTTGTTGAGGCTGCTGTACCAGCACATCCCCCAGTGGATCCTCATAGGTATTTCTTGTCTTAGAATCCCTTGATAAAAAATCACTGGATACAATCAAAGCCATCAATGCTATTGCCAGTAAAACTAAAATATTGGCCATATACTTTTTAGAAAATAATTCCTTCAGTATATCGTTTAAATTTTTACCCCTCATCTCTTATCCCCCTTTTTATTTATCCTTTAGTATATAAATATTTATGTTGTCCTTTGGTAAATTGTAGTAAATACTAAAATCATTTTTAATTCTTTCCCCTTCATTATCTATCAATATGCTTCCAGCCTCTACAGTATTATCATTTTCGTTAAGTAGAACATTAATTTTTACAGGTTCAATATCTTTTTTTTCTATGTTAACTTTTTTATAGGCTTTTAATGTTATATCCACCCCATAAATCATTCCAAGATTACTTTGATCCTTCTCTTCTACCTCCAGTTGTATATTTTCTACACCATAATCCGATATAGCTTCTATCCGATGCTCCATTTGTTGAATTAAGTTCTCCTTATATAAAGCCATCACCATCTCGGTTTGCACATAATCCTTCTGGTGAGAAATTGTATTTTTTATGGTTGTATGCTCCATCTGATTAGAAGCCTCTAAAATTTTATTTCCTAGATCTACATCTCCCTTAATCACTTGAAACACTGGACTTAAAATTACAATCATAATCAGTAGACCTACAACAACATTAATATACCTTTTGTTATCAGAATTTGGTATTAATATTTCTACAAAGGTAATAAATACAATAATTGACACAATCGTTATAATCCATTCTCTAATAATGTCCACAAAATCACCTACCTCATCATTACAGTTATGTTGCCGGTACTTATGATAATAGTTATTGTCATGAAAAACATGATGGCTACAGAGCTTACAGTAGCAAATAATAAAATCAGTGCGTTGCTCATACTGTTGAGACAATCCACCAGTCCATTCTCTGATATTGGTTCTATTAGAGCCGCCGCCAGCTTATACACAATAATAAGGGCTAATATTTTTATCATAGGCATCAAACACAATAGAAAGATAGATATTAAACCAATTGCCCCCACTGCATTTTTTAGTATGAGGGAGCATCCTATCACCGTATCCATTGCATCCGAGAGAAAACCTCCTACTATTGGTATAAACTTGTCTACAGCAAATTTAGCCGTTCGTATCGTAACACCATCTACAGTAGCTGCGGTAATCCCCTGTATAGATATAATCCCTACAAAGGCTGTTAAAACAAATCCTAAAATAACAGCAGCTGACTGCTTTAGTAAACTAGCTAATTTTGTTACTTGGATTTTAGAGGATAAATTGTTTACAATAGTCAGTACAGCTGAAAATAGGATTAATGGCAGGATGATGGTTTTAATGATGGTCCCCACAAAGCCTATAGCACCCAACAAAATAGGATGTAAAAAGGCCGAGGTGGTTATACCTCCTATAGCCATTAACATTGCCAAGAGCACCGGCATTAAAGCCTGCATGAAGCTCACCATCAAATCTATCGTTTCCTTTCCTATATGAACAGCTATCATAAAGCTTTTTATGGAAATACTGATAATCACTAGGTAGCATACATTATAAGCCAGTTTTCCAACCACTTCATTTTCAAAAGCACTTTGTAAGTTCTTTAGAACCGCACAAATAGATGCCAATATAATAATTTGCACCAACAGCCTCCAGTTGGCAATTACTTCACGAAATAAAAATCTAACACTTCCTTTTAAAAGCTCATTAAAGGAAATTGTGCTTTCTCCCTTTAACACGTTGATAATGAAGGCTTTGAATTCTATTTTAGGTATATATTCCTCTAAATCCCTATTGATAACATCCATGATCTCCTGTAATTCCTGGGTTTCTAGTCTTTCTATTTGATTTTGTATTATTTTCTCTGGTGTCAATCCATCCTCCTGACCCCATACAATAGAAAATAGAAAAAAGTAGCAGCATAGGGTCACAACAAAGATTTTTATAATTTTATTCATCCACATCACATCCTAGGGTACTATGTTAATAATCAGGTCCATCAATGATACTAAGATTGGAACTGCCATAACCATAATTAAGATTTTCCCTGCAAACTCTATTTTTGATGCAATCAAACCTTCTCCTGCATCCTTGCAAACCTGGGCTCCGAATTCAGCTATATATGCAATTCCAACAATTTTTAGTATCGTAGATAAATAAATATCATCGATGTTGATTTTATTTGCCATTTGATTAAGAATTTCAATCACCGATTGCAGTTTCGTTGCCACCATGATGAAGATAATAATTCCAGTGGCTAAGGCTATGTACATACCAATTTCTGGTTTTTGATTTTTTACAACAACTGATAAGACTGCAGCCACTAGGCCTAAAGCTACAATTTGAAAAATATCCATTTTATCACACCCTTAATACAGTTGGAACATAGTTTTAACTGTATCAAACAAATCACTTACTAGACTAATCACTATCATCAAAACTACAATTATTCCAGCTAATGTCGTCATCATTGCCTGTTCCTCTCTGCCAGCCCTCAATAATACTTGATTCAGTACAGAAACTAAGATTCCGATAGCTGCAATTTTAAAAATTAAATCAACACTTATAATCATTTATTTTTCCCCCTTAAAGTTAGATTAGAAGAATACAATCACAATAGTAACCCCCAGCAAAAACCCTAAGTTTCTATAAAGCTTGACACTTTTACCTTGGTCTACAATAGCCATTTCATAATTTCTTTTTATTTCTTCCTTTGTCAATCTTATGTGCTTTACTTGGTCATTACTATCGGATATACCTAAGTTGTTTCCTAAAGCCAACAGTACTTCAATATCCTCTTTATGAAAAGCAGTT carries:
- a CDS encoding Kae1-like domain-containing protein; translated protein: MTKEKVVIGLDTSNYTTSLGVVNLQGQLIQDERILLPVKKGNLGLRQSEALFHHIKGLPLLAQRTSGYEIVAISSAIKPRPIEDSYMPVFLAAESFGKTMSNLWDVAFYGFSHQEGHIKAGLWSTGVKPSKPFLALHLSGGTTEALKVIPKDIGYEIEIIGGTTDISAGQFIDRIGVKLNLPFPAGPHLEKILENQDLQLLKGNPPISVKGNYISFSGPETHFQREIKEASNPVEIAYGVFQCVARSLYKWIDNLLKSYPSDEILFVGGVASNKIIRSYLQDKLQKRLKLYFGDGQYCSDNGVGIAVLGVESYLDHKKQLK
- the spoIIIAE gene encoding stage III sporulation protein AE; the encoded protein is MNKIIKIFVVTLCCYFFLFSIVWGQEDGLTPEKIIQNQIERLETQELQEIMDVINRDLEEYIPKIEFKAFIINVLKGESTISFNELLKGSVRFLFREVIANWRLLVQIIILASICAVLKNLQSAFENEVVGKLAYNVCYLVIISISIKSFMIAVHIGKETIDLMVSFMQALMPVLLAMLMAIGGITTSAFLHPILLGAIGFVGTIIKTIILPLILFSAVLTIVNNLSSKIQVTKLASLLKQSAAVILGFVLTAFVGIISIQGITAATVDGVTIRTAKFAVDKFIPIVGGFLSDAMDTVIGCSLILKNAVGAIGLISIFLLCLMPMIKILALIIVYKLAAALIEPISENGLVDCLNSMSNALILLFATVSSVAIMFFMTITIIISTGNITVMMR
- the spoIIIAG gene encoding stage III sporulation protein AG, whose product is MRGKNLNDILKELFSKKYMANILVLLAIALMALIVSSDFLSRDSKTRNTYEDPLGDVLVQQPQQAMTEEEIVEYRLKRILETIRGVGEVEVMITLEMGSEIIPASNSTRSADTTEEKDSNGGTRTMISESTTETIVIANEPSGHKPLVLKEIKPQVNGVIVVAEGAENIEVKAKLYDAVKTVLQVPGHKVQVYSKN
- the nusB gene encoding transcription antitermination factor NusB, whose translation is MNRKLARELCMKILFEMLMNKEYNIEILDNYLSSDEREDSQGQYVHTVISSSIQHIEEVNGLIKKYAIGWTLDRIAKVDLAILQLAVIEILHMEDIPYNVSINEAVELAKKYSSDESTSFINGILGKFVEKEGIKKHD
- the spoIIIAC gene encoding stage III sporulation protein AC; translation: MIISVDLIFKIAAIGILVSVLNQVLLRAGREEQAMMTTLAGIIVVLMIVISLVSDLFDTVKTMFQLY
- a CDS encoding Asp23/Gls24 family envelope stress response protein, whose amino-acid sequence is MDALEKLEYGEVKIADEVIATIAGLAATEVQGVCGMSGGLVDGIAEILGKKSLSKGVKIEVSNDGVAIDLYIIVDYGTKIPDIAWNIQDNVKTTIESMTGITVMDVNIHIQGVSFPKEVAEENLPNKN
- the spoIIIAF gene encoding stage III sporulation protein AF produces the protein MDIIREWIITIVSIIVFITFVEILIPNSDNKRYINVVVGLLIMIVILSPVFQVIKGDVDLGNKILEASNQMEHTTIKNTISHQKDYVQTEMVMALYKENLIQQMEHRIEAISDYGVENIQLEVEEKDQSNLGMIYGVDITLKAYKKVNIEKKDIEPVKINVLLNENDNTVEAGSILIDNEGERIKNDFSIYYNLPKDNINIYILKDK
- a CDS encoding SpoIIIAH-like family protein translates to MKISKTGKKNFIIFSLVMMLGLIGYVNYNLNKQSLLQTSSELEQYRMTMLEESGVMMDLLEEELALLDSMEGVELDDLEVLEDIQEGNTQDDFDEAQIVDSRSFNEVTDLAQETNNRIAETITSKESMKSSIYFIESKLERDKKRSEMISHLNDMINNQLTSEDIRMQAESIKLEVIASTEKEVLIENMIIAKGFSDAIVYLTDNSINVVVNSQVLTEKDVAQIVDVIRRETNIGMDGITIMSKK
- the spoIIIAD gene encoding stage III sporulation protein AD yields the protein MDIFQIVALGLVAAVLSVVVKNQKPEIGMYIALATGIIIFIMVATKLQSVIEILNQMANKINIDDIYLSTILKIVGIAYIAEFGAQVCKDAGEGLIASKIEFAGKILIMVMAVPILVSLMDLIINIVP